Part of the Polyangiaceae bacterium genome, TGGTGTTCGTGGGCAAGGTCGCCGAGAACGCCACCGACTACTCGCTCAACAACACGCTCCGGAACATGCTCTGGCTGCCGACCACGCGCGACATGAAGTACAAGGCCAAGCAGGCCATCGACACCTTCTTCGTCCGAATGGGCGACGTGGGCTCGGCGCTGGTCGTGTTCGCACTGGCGCGCCAGCTCGAGCTGGGCGTGAGAGCGTTCGCGCTCTTGAACCTCTTGCTCTGCCTGGCGTGGCTGCTCTTGGCGCGGCGAATCGTCCAGGGCTACGCCGAGCTCTCCGCGCAGGGTGAAAGCGCGCCGGCACGAGCGCCGTTGTGAGCGCAGAGCCAATGACCTCACGCCCGCTCCGAAGCTTCGCTCTCGCCCTGTGCCTGGCTGCCTGCAGCGCCGGCTCCCCACCCCCAGGACCCGTCGTGGCCGAGCCGCCCCCCGCGGATCCCAACGCGCCGGTAGCGAGCCCGCCCGTCGAGCCCGCCGACCCGCCGGCGGCGTCGGAGCCCGGCTTCCCCGGCTCGAGCTGGCGGGTCACGGACCTCGGCGTCTCGGTCCCCGAAGAGTGGCGGAGCTGCAATGCGTCGACTGACTGCACCTTGGTGGTCACGACCTGCTGCGACCAGTGCAACGGCGGCAAGGCGGTCGCGGTGAACGCGGGCCACGCCAAGGACGTGGCCGCGAAATACCCCAAGAGCTGCCAGAACGTCGCCTGCACCGAGCGCGGCTGTCTGACCCGGGCGAGCTGTCAGGAGAGTCGCTGCGTGATGGAGTGGCAGAGCGCCACGCCGTGAGCTGGCTCGTGACGAGCTTTCGTGTGACAATTGCGTGACGAATCGTTGACGAAGAGCGCCACGCATCCCCACTCGGAGCCGAACGCAACCGAGCCGCGCCCCTCTCTACGAGCGCCCGAACGCCCGAGCGACTGGGGCTCCCTCGTCGCCAATCTGTCTCGCGGACGCGACGAGCCGACCTTCCACGTCCATGACAAGACGCACCTCGAGCTGGCGATCGACTACCGGATTCGGCCGGGTCGCGCTCTCGAGTCGTTCGTCTGGGAGGCCTACTTCTTCGCGCCGGAGAGCCTGCGCCTGGACAGCCGCACCTACGACAAGACGGACATCTACACCGATCTTCAGAGCTACGTGCGCTTCGAGGTGCCGGACGTCGCGTTCGGCGACCTCGCCGGCGAGCCCATCGACAAGATCCGAACGGCGCTCGAGGACAGCGACGAGGCGGCGGTGCGGGAGATGCGCCTGTTCGCCTGCCAAGTGCGCGCCGCCGGGGTCGAGCTCCGAGCGCGCATCGTGGACGCGCTCGACGCCGGCGAGCCCGAACGCGAGCGGGCCGAGCAAGCGGCGGCCCGCATGGTCGCGGAGTGCCAGCGCATCACGCCGAGGCTGCGCGAAGCCTTGGCGCCGGCGGCCGAGCGCGGCGATCCGCTCGAGACCGCCGCGAAGTGGGTCGAGGAGGACGTCTCGCGCCTGACCGAGACGCTGCTCGCCACGGTCGCGCAGCGCCTCGCGCGGGCCGGAGCGGCGGAGTCGCTGGTAGAACTGGTCGAGCGCGCGGCGGTGGCGGAGGCCAGGGAACGCGAGGAGCACGGCATCGGTCACACCGGACGCCTGGTGATGAACGCGCGCGAGATCGAGGCGCTGGAGTTCCGGCGCCACTTGCTCAAGCGCTTCACCTCCTCCGTGCTCTGGCTCAGCCCGGAGGTGCGCCCCGCCTCGACCTGGGTGCGCGAGCTCCTGTATGCGGTGGCGGCGTCCGTGGCGATGGCGTTCGCGCTGGGCGCCGCCGTCTGGAACGGCTTCCAGGTCGGCTCCGAAGGCCTGATGACCTGGGTGCTGGTCGGCGTGGTGGCCTACGCGGTGAAGGACCGCATCAAGGCCCTGCTCCAGTCGAAGTTCTCCAGCGTGGTGGACCGGCACTTCCCGGACCGGCGCTGGCGCATCCGCGACCGCGAGCGCGGCGTCGTCCTGGGCGAGATGAACGAGCAGAGCGGCTTCATCCCCGTGGCCGATCTGCCCGCGCCCGTGCTCGTGGCCCGGCGCCTGACCCGCCGGCACGAGCTGGAGGAGCAGGCCCGGCCGGAGACGGTGCTTTTCCACAAGAAGGAGGTGGAGGTCCAGGCCCAGCGCGTGGCGCTGGCCGACCCGCGCTTCTCGGCGCTGACGGAGATCTTCCGCCTCGACGTGAGCCGCTGGCTCTCCCACACCGACGATCCGAAGCGGGACATCGTGTTCGCCGATCCGATCGCCGGAAAGATCGGCTCCGCCAGGGCACCCCGGGTGTACAACCTGGCGGTGGTGTTTCGGCTGCGACGCGAGGGCGAGGACTCCGCGCCGTGGCACCGGCTGCGCGTCGTGGTCTCGCGTAAGGGCATCCGGCGCGTCGAGCGCATCGCGTGAGCTGACCCTCACCCCCGCCAGCGCCGCGCCGCTGCCCCGAGCTCTTGGGCCAGCGAGGGGAACTTCTCCTGCCGCGCCCAGCTCTCCGCAGTCATGCCGTGCCGGTCCAGGAGCGTGGGGTTGGCGCCGCGCTCGAGCAGCACGCGCGCCACGCGCTCCCGCCCCTCCATGGCGGCCTTCATCAGCGCCGTGTGTCCGTCGGCGGTGGTGGCGTCGATGCGCGCTCCGCCGTCGAGCAGGCGGTGGATCACCTCGGGCTGATCCTCGGTCGCGGTGAGGGTGAGCGCGGTGTTGCCGGCCACGTCGCGAAGCTCCGCGCTCGCGCCGCCGCGGAGCAGCGCCGAGACCGTCGCCGCGTGGCCCTGCCAGCTGGCCACGATCAGCGCGGTCTGGTCGGCGATCCCGGCGTGATCCGGGTCCGCGCCGGCCGCGAGCAAGCGCTCGACGATGGGAGCGAAGCCTTGATCGGCGGCCAGCACCAGCGCGGTCCGGCGCTGGAGGTTCTCGGCGTGCGGGTCGGCGCCACGTTCGAGCAGGAGCGCCACCACCTCGAGCTTGCCGGCGAACGCCGCGTGGATGAGCGGCGTGCGGTCGAAGGCGTCGCGCGCGTCCACGTCGAAGCCGGTGTCGAGCAAGCGGCGCACGGAGGCGACGTCACCTTCGGTGCAGGCACGCCGCATCTCGCTCGTCCGAGCCCGCTCGGCGCGCGCGCTCGGGGCCAGGGCGTCGTCGAACCAAGGCGCCGACTGGATGGCCTGGATCAGCTCGATGGCGCGCGCGCTCGTGGCGTCGTCGTGCTGGCCGCGGAGCTCGTCGAGCCCGGCGACCAGGAGCGCCCGGACCTGGCCGTCTCCGCTCTGCTTCTGGTTGTCGAAGAGCGAGCGGTAGGCGTCGAGCAGCTCTCGCCCGTCGTGTCGCTCCCGCCCCAGCTCGAGCAGGCGCGTCGCGAACCGGGTGTTCTCGCCGTCCTTGCCCAGGCGCGAGAGCAGCGCGCAGACAGTGCCCGCACACTGGGCTTCCGCCAGGGAGGCGCCGCTCGAGCGGCGGATCGCCAGGCAGCGCTCACCCCAGAGGAGCACGCCGTCGAGGCGCCCGAGCTTCTGCGCCACCTCGGAGGCCAAGGAGCACAGGTAGGAGCCGTTGGGCTCGGGCAAGGCGAAGCCCACCCCATCGCTCCGGTTCAGGGCTTCCCAGGCTCCCTGCCAGTCGCCGAGGGCGTGCGCCGACTTGATCTCGTAGAAGCGAGCCCAGCCGAGCTCGAGGGGGTCGCGGGTGTCCACCTCGGCGAGCTCGTGGCAGAGCGCTCGCGCCAGGTCGCGCACGCGCGAGTGGTCACCCGCCCGCGAGCAGTCCGAGATCGTCGAGAGCGCCTGATTCACGTCGATGAGCTGCATGGCTCACGCGGAGAGCAAACGCCGGGCCATGGGGATTTCCACGGCCTGCCCGCGCATGCCGGCTGCGGGCGTGCACCATTCGGAAGCGAACGCTCCCGGCGCGTGCAGGTGGTAAGCTCTCGGCCGTGCTCTGCCGCGCGCTGCCCATGCTCGTTTGCATCTGGCTCACTGCTGCCTGCTCCAGCGGCGATCCCAACGTGCCCACCTCCTGCCAGCCCGGCGAGGTCGGCACCTGCAAGGGACCGAACGACTGCCCGGGCACGGCGGTCTGCAACGCCGACGGCCTCGATTTCGGGCCGTGTCAGTGTACGAGCGACGCCGGCTCCGACTGACGGCTCACTTCAGCTTCGCTGACGCGGACAGGGCGAGGGCCTTGACGGCGTCGAGCTTGGTGGTCGCGTCCGGGGAGATGCCGACGGTCGAGTAGCTCAGCTCCGCGACCTTGGTCCCCTGCATCCACGACACGTCCACGCCCCAGGTCGGGTCCGACTCGACGACGCCCTTGTCGCCGATGGCGAAGGGCTCGGCCTTGCTGCCGGGGACGTAGTACTGCTCGCCCTCCCAAACACGGAACTGCAGCGTGTGGCTGTTCGCGTTGGCGTCCGCCCAGCCCCACTGGCACTCGCCCAGGAGCGCCGGATCCACGCTCGGTGCCCCGCTCTCCTTCTCGGCCGTCTGCCCGAACAGCGAGCTCGCGTCGTCCGCCGTGACCACGGCGCAGGCGTCGATCTTGTTCGAGCCGCCGCCGCCCCCGTTGCCGCCTTCGTCGCCACCACAGCCGGTGGTCGACAGAGCCAGCGTCAAGAGCACCCCAATCGTCTTGTCGCGCATGTCTTCGGAGGCGAGGACCGGATTCGAACCGGCGTGTGACGGTTTTGCAAACCGTTGCCTAACCGCTTGGCTACCTCGCCGCGGAGCCCCGGTGGATAGCGCCCCCCGCCGCCTCGGTCAACTCCCCGTGACATCCTCGTGAATTCGACCGGGAGGGTTCTCCCGGGACCCGGTCGGTGTTAGCTCGGCGCCTCGAATGGCCGGCACCTCCGCCACTGCCAGCACGCCCTTCCTGAAGCACACGGACGCGTTCCGGCGCCGGCGTTTCCTGAACTGGTTCCCGCTCGGCGTGACCTACGCGCTCCTTTACATGGGGCGGTACAACCTCACCGTCGCGAAGAACTCGCTCGGCGAGCTGATGACCAAGGAGGACTTCGGCATCATCTTCGGCGCCGGCACCTTCGTCTACGCCTTCGCGTTCCTCCTGAACGGGCCGCTGGTGGACCGCATGGGCGGCCGAAAGGGCATGCTGGCCGCCGCGCTCGGCTCGACGGTCGCGAACCTGGCGATGGGGGTCTACCTCTACCAGGTCGTCGCCTCGGGACAGGCGACCACGGCACCGCTGCGCCTGGTGTTCAGCTTGCTCTACGCGCTGAACATGTACTTCCAGAGCTTCGGCGCCGTTTCCATCGTGAAGGTCAACGCGCACTGGTTCCACGTCACCGAGCGCGGCGGCTTCTCCGGCATCTTCGGCACGATGATCTCGAGCGGGATCTTCCTCGCCTTCACCGTGAACGAGCTGCTCTTGAAGGCCGCCCAGCGCGTCTGGCCCGAGGCGCCCGGACCGAGCGTGGCCTGGGTGGTGTTCGCGGTCCCCGCGGCGCTCCTGGCGCTGTTCTTCGTGGTCGAGCTGTGGCTGCTCCGGGACCGCCCGGGCCAGGCGGGGCACCAGGACTTCGACACCGGCGACGCCTCCTCCGGCGACACCAGCTCGGCGCCCACCCCCGTGATGGAGCTGTACAAGCGCATCCTCACCCACCCGGTGATCATCACCGTGGCGCTGATCGAGTTCTGCACCGGCGTGCTGCGCAACGGCGTCATGCACTGGTTCCCGATCTACGCCAACGAGATCTGGGCGCTGCCGAACGAGCACGCGCTGCGTGGCGGGGCGCTGCTCCTGGCCATGCGCGACGGCACGTGGTCGCCCCTCTGGCCGGCCCTGCCCTGCTTCGGCGTCGCGATCGTGTCGGCCTTGCTCGCCAAGCGCGCGCACGGCACGCGCCGCGGCGCATACGCCGTGGGCGCCGCGCTGGCCTTCCTCGCCCCCTTCCTCCAGGGCGGGTGGGGAGGCCTGCTCATGGTCGCCGGCGTGATCGGCGGCAACGTCGCCGGCTGGGTCAGCGACCTCTTCTTCCAGAGCCGGCGCGGTCCCGCCGCGGCCTTCTTGTACGGCCTGCTCGCGGTGTGCGTGCTGGGGATGGGCTTCTCCCTCGCGGTGCCGACCAACGTGGTGGCCTCGGCAGATCCCAAGAGCGGCCTGGTCGCCGGTGACAAGATCCTGGCCATCGGGGCCGACTCGGCGGTGAGCGGCTGGACCGAGGTCAGGAACGCCGTGGCCTGCGTGCCGGCCATGTGCAAGGACTCGGGCTGGGACGGCGAGAAGTGCATGTGCGTGTCCGCGCTCGCCGCGAAGCCCCAGGAGCCGCGCGAGCCCGTGATCTCCGCGCGCGTGGAGCGCGGCGGCCAGGTCCAAGAGCTCGCGCTGCCGGATCCGAAGGCCAGCCAGCGCGCCGGCGACATGCGCTTCTTGAAGGCACGCCCGGTGCTGCCGCTCAGCCCCTACGTGCTCGGCTGCCTGGTGTTCGTGCTCAGTTTGTGCGTGATCGGGACCCACGGCCTGCTCAGCGGCACGGCCACGATGGACTTCGGCGGGCGAAAAGGCGCAGCCACCGCCGTCGGCGTGATCGACGGCTTCGTCTACCTGGGCACGGCGCTTCAGTCTGTCGCGCTAGGCTTCTTGACGACCAAGTCGTGGACGTATTGGCCGTGGTTCCTGCTGCCCTTCGGCGTGATCGGCTTCTTGCTCTCGTTGCGGATCTGGAGCGCGAAGCCCAAGGCTGGCGGCGGACACTAGGGGGTGTCCCTAATTCGCGCTCGGCTGGCGGCAGCAAGCGCCACGCGACGCTTCCGTTCGGTCGAAACGGCCGGCGCCGGCCCCGGCCGGTCTTCGCACGCACGCCTCACTTTCGGATCGAGATCCGATCATGACCAGGCTGTCCAAGTGATTCCGGGGCTCGGCTGACCGCCGAGCGGGGCGAATCGAGCCGCTCGGTCGCACACCGAACTAGGGACACCCCCTAACGCCGCTCACTTCTGCGGGCTGTCGAGATCCTCGGCTAGGTAGGACAGGATCACCTCGTCCAGCGACTTCTCGCCGATCAGCGGGTCGCCGAAGATGCTGCGGTTGTCGGGCGGAGGCGCGTCGCCGAAGATCGAAGCGGGGCGCGAGATCGAATAGCGGCCAGGCGGCGCGTCGCCGCCCGGCGCTGCCCGGCGGCGCATCAGGGGCGAAGGGGCGCTGAGCGGGGTTCCGAGCGGGGTCGCCGAGCGGGGGACCGCGACCCCAGCGGCCTTCGCGGCCATGGCCTCCACTGCCGAGCCGATCGAGTGCGAGGGCGGCGGCGGGGTGGGGATGCGCGGCCGTGCGGGCACCGGCACGTGCACCTGGGGTTCGGGCTCGGGCTCGGGCGGCTCGGCCTCCGCGCTGGCGATTTGCTCGCGCCACTCGGCGGGCATCGGTGTGGCGATGCGCGCCGCGACCTCCTCGGGGCTCGGCTGAGCGATCGGCGAAGAGGGCAGCTCCTCCGCTACTGCCGGGCTCGGTCGCTCCGACTTGGGCAGGGGGCCGAACGCGGCCTCGATCACGTCGTCCAGCTCGCCGGCGCGCAAGGCGACGAACATCGCCTTGTGCTGCTCCTTCATCATCCGCTTCACGGTGGCGGCCATGTCGGCGTTGCCGACGTGCTCGGAGTAGTCCGTGCGCACGCTCTTCAGGATGCGGCCGCCGTCGCCGAACAGGTGAGTGAAGATGTGCGGCCGCTTGACGCCGCTGTCCTCGGTCTGGATGTGGAAAATGCGCCCGTGGTGCCGCACGTTGTTGTTGAACCCGAGCATGGGAGGCGGGGTCTTGGACACGTGGGAGCTCCGACCGAACGAAAAAAGCGTATCACGGGCGGGTGCCCGGCACACCACGTTGGATCAGGCGCCCTCGTCCAACCGCCGCATGCCTTCGAGCAGGAGCGCCTCGGGACTCTCGGCGATCAGCCGCTGAGGCGCCTCGAAGCTCGGATCGAAGATGAAGGTTCCCTCGCGCAGCTTGAGCATCGCGTACACGGCCTCCGCGCCGCGAGCCCCCCCGAACAGCGCGTTGAAGACGTTGCCGCCGACGAAGTGCAGCTCGCCCACGTCGTTCGCGGTCCGGAGCTTGAGCGAGCCGGTCTTTCGGCCCTGCGTCAGCACCTGCACCAGCTCCGGCAGGCCCATCTCGGCCAGCGAGCCCGAGACGCCTCCGGCCCCGGCGGTCTGCGAGCGCTCCAGGATGGTCTTGATCTTCGCCACCAGGAGGTCGGGGCTCACCGGCTTGGTCAGGTAGTCGGTCGCGCCCGCCTCGAACGCCTTCTGCGCGTCGGAGCCGGCGGTGCGGGCCGTGAGGAACACCCAGGGCAGCTTCAGGCCCCACTGCCGCCGCCTCGCCCAGCCGAGCAACGAGACGCCGTCCATGGGCAGAAGGTCCATCTCGGCGATCACGATCTGGATGTCGCCGCGTTCGAGGAGCTGCATGGCCTGATCCGTGTTGCGCGCCGGTCGCACGTCGAAGCCCTGTTCGAGCATGCGCAGCTCGAGCACCGTCGTCTCTTCCGGATCCGGGTCGACGATCATCGCGACATGGCGCGTGGCCAAGAGCCGCGCGCGCAGGTCGTCACCCGTGATGATGAGCCGGAACAGATCCACGATGTTGGGATCGAAGACGCTGCCGCGGTAGCGCGCCAAGACGTCGCACGCCGCAGCCGGGTCGAGCAGCTGGCGGAACGGATTCTTGGGGTTCTGCGTCAGGTCCGCGTAGGTGTCCGCCACCGCCAGGAGCCGGGCGATGAGCGGGATCTCCTTGCCGTGCAGCGAGCCCGGCAGGCCGTCCCCGTCGTAGCGCTCGTACATGGTCTCGACCGCGGTCGTCACCTCGCGCGGCAGCTTCACCGCTTCCATCAGGCTGGACGGGGCGCGGTACAGCTTCGCGGCGACGGTCCGGTGCTGGTCGTATTGGGCGACGTTGAAGGCGGTGAGGTGATACTCGGTCACCTTGCCCAGATCGTGCAGGTAGCCCGCGATCGAGGCGCTCACGCGCTCGGCGTCGGGCAGCCCGATGCGTTCGGTGATCTTGCGCATCAGGCGGGCGACGTAGGCGGAGTGCCCGCGCATGTCGGCCCGCGTGCTCTCGAGCAGGGAGATCAGCACGTTGAGCGTCTCCATGTACGAGGTCGTGGAGACGGACTCCGCGCCCACCCCGAACGTGCCGCCCCGGAGGTCGTGGCCGGAGAGGATGCGCTCGCGTCCGGGGCGCTCCGCAGACAGGGCCGCGGCCAGGGTCTCGGGGCTGACCAGGTTCCGCTCGTACACGTCGAGCATGCTGGCGAACTGCGCCTGCGCCTGACGGTCGAGCACGGCGAAGGCGTGGATGTCGCCGCTGTACGCCTTGGCGATCGCGGCCTTCACCGCCCGCGGCCGGCCCACGAACGCCCGCACGGTCTTCACTCCGGAGGCGATCTGCGCCTCCTGGAGGGCCTCGGCGTTGTCCGGATCCGCCGTGACCACGGATAGCACGCTCGCCTGGGCGTCGAACAGGACCGGGAAGATCTGGTGCTGCTCGGCCAGGCGCTTCGGCACCTTCTCGACGGCGAACCGATCGACCTCGGCCTTGGACAGCTTCTCGGTCGAGACGAAGCGGGTGCGGTGGAGGTTGGCCAGGTACTTGAGCAGCGAGACCTCGTCGAGCGCACGCAGCTCGAGCAGACACTCCTCGACGCGCTCCCCGGTCCGTTGCACGAACGAGATGGACGCCTCCTGCTGCTCGCGGGTGATGAGGCCGTCGGCCACCATCCGCTCGACAAGTCGCAGGCCGGCTGCGGGGTTCATGAAGCGCGCTTCGACAGGGGAGGAATGAGGAGTATAGCGGACCGGGCGCTCCCCGGGTCCCTCGCCCGCGGCGGGGCGGGCGGGCAAAAGGCCCCGGATCCCCGCCCCCGGCCGCTGGCCGGAAGCCGGCGAAAAAGCCCATCCGAGCGTCGGCTTGACGGACTAGACGGCCGAAGCTAGTAATGCCGCCCCTTTCCAGAGCGGGCAGTCGCTCGCCAGCACAGGAACTCTCTGTCATGCGCCAGACGAAGCGGACGTATTCGGCAAAGCCTGCCGAAGCGCAAGCCACCCGCAAGTGGTGGGTCATCGACGCCAAAGGACAACCTCTCGGCCGCCTCGCGAGCCGGGTCGCCACCGTCCTCTCGGGCAAGCACAAGCCGACCTACACGCGGCACATCGACACCGGCGACTTCGTCATCGTGGTGAACGCGGGCGAAGTGAAGCTCACGGGCAACAAGGCGACGACCAAGCTCTACCACCGCTACAGCGGTCACCCGGGCGGGCTGCGCAGCCGGACGTTCGCGATCGTCAAGGAGTCTCACCCGGAGCTGCCGGTCACCAAAGCGGTGAAGGGCATGCTGCCGAAGAACGTGCTCGGGCGCGAAATGCTCGCCAAGCTCAAGGTGTACGCCGGTGCCGAGCACCCGCACAAGGCGCAGAAGCCCGACGCCCTCGCGCTCTGATGAAAGATCCGAACAATGGCTGAAACGACTTCCATCTACGCCACTGGCAAGCGCAAGACCGCGGTCGCTCGCGTCTGGGTCAAGCCCGGCACCGGGCAGATCAGCATCAACGGCGGTCCCGGCGACGAGTACTTCGAGCGCGAGACCAGCCGCATGATCATGCGCCAGAGCCTCGAGCTGCTCGAGCTCACCGACAAATACGACGTGGCCGCGACCGTCTGCGGCGGCGGCCACAGCGCCCAGGCCGAGGCCATGCGCCACGGCATCGCGCGCGCCCTGACCTCGGAGGATCCGGAGCGCCGCAAGTCGCTCAAGCGCGCCGGCTTCCTCACCCGCGACTCCCGCAAGAAGGAGCGCAAGAAGTACGGTCAGGCGGGCGCCCGCAAGCGCTTCCAGTACAGCAAGCGTTGACCTCCCTCCGAGCGGGCATCGTCGGCGCCAGCGGCTACACCGGCGCCGAGCTCGTGCGGCTCGTCAGCGGGCACCCGAAGCTCGAGCTCGCCTACGTCGGCGCGCGCGAGAAGGCGGGGCAGCGTCTGGGGGACGTGTTGCCCCCCTGCGAAGGAGTGCCAGGCCTGGGCGACCGCGTGCTGGAGGGCTTCGAGCCCGCTCGCGCCGCGGAGCTCGGGAGCCGACTCGACGTCGCCTTCACCGCCTTGCCGCACGCCGCCAGCGCCCGCGCCGGGAAGGCGCTCCTCGAGGCGGGCATTCGCGTCGTGGACCTGTCGGCAGACTTTCGGCTGAAGAGCGCCGAGAGCTACGCGGCCTGGTACGGCGAGCACCCGGCGGTGGAGCTCTTGCCGGAGGCCGTCTACGGGCTGCCGGAGCTCCATCGGGACGAGCTCCGGGGCGCGCGCCTGATCGCGGCGCCCGGCTGCTATCCAACCAGCAGCATCCTGCCGCTGGCACCGCTGCTCTCGGCCTCGCTGGTGGAGCCGGACGGCATCGTCGTGGACAGCAAGAGCGGGGTGAGCGGCGCGGGGCGGAGCGCCAGCGCCGGGACGCACTTTCCCGAGACCGCAGAGGGGCTTCGACCCTACAAGGTCGCCGGGACACACCGCCACGTCCCCGAGATCGAGCAGGAGCTGTCGCGGAGCGCCGGGCGCGCGCTCCACGTGGTCTTCACCCCCCACCTGGCGCCCTTCACGCGCGGCATCCTCACCACGGCGTACGCGCGGGCGAAGCCGGGGACCACGGCCGAGGCGTGCCGCGACGCCGCGCGCGAGGCGTACCGCGAAGGCTTGGTCAGCGTGCTGCCGGAGGGCCGCCTGCCCGACACGCTCTGGGTCCGCGGTTCGGCGCGCGCGTTCGTCGCCTACGCGCTCGACGAGCGCGTGGGCACGCTGGTGGCCATGTGCGCCATCGACAACCTGGCAAAGGGAGCCTCGGCGCAGGCCATCCAGGCCCTCAACGTGTGCTTGGGCCTGCCGGACGCGCTGGGGCTGCCCCTGCTCGGTACATTTCCTTGAAGTGCTACGGGCACCGCGCGCCGCCCTGGTGCACGGTGATCGTCGTCAAGCCGAGCGAACCGTCCAGGGTCACGTAGTGCGGCTTCAGCGCGACGAACCAGTCCACGTGCTTGCCCACGATGGCGCCCCCGGTGTCGTCCGCACTGAAACATCCGTCGTGGACGAAGCTTCCCCAAGGCGTCTCCCCCGGCACGCTGACCCCGTCGAGCTCGGGGACGTAGACCTTCTGGCCGTAAGGGATCTCGGCCTTGTCCACCGCGAACGAGCGGAACGGCACCAAGGCCTTGCCCTGAACGCCGTAGCCCCAAGGGTGCTGGGCATCCGCCACCAGATAGCAGGGCGAGGTCGGACAGTTGCAGCTGCCGTCGTAGTTCAGAATGCGTCCGTCGGAGAGACGACCGGTGCCTTCGAGCTTCAGCGACGCGGCAAACTTCGCTGCTACCGTCGCCAAGAGCTTGCAGCTCTTGTCGTAGAGATTGGTGTCCTTGGCGCCGCTGAACTCTTCCTCGGTGGTGACCCAGTAGTAGGTCAGCTGGAACGCCCCGAGCAGCGCGCCCGGCGGTGGCAGCGCTCCGTCTGGTCCCGCGTCCGACTGAGCCCCGGCCGTGCCGCCCGAACCCGAAGCGCCGCCGCTCGCGCTCCCCGCGACACCAGCACTGCCGCCGGACGCGACACCAGCGCCGCCGCCCGAGCCGCCGCCACTCTGGGCGGAGCCGCCCGAGTCGTCCGAGCCGCACGCTGCGATGGCGAGCAGCGCGGCCAGCGGCGAGAGCCACAGCTTCCGAGACATCGCCCGAGCGTAGCTCATTTCGGCGCACGCGAGCCGACCCCATTGACGGGGCGAGAGCCGGCGCGCTTTGCTCCCGAGTCCTGATGTCGAAGCGCGCGCGCGTCGTGGTCGTCGGGCTGGTGCTCGCCACAGGCGCCCCCGCACGCGCGCAGGTGCCCGCACCGGACACCCCTCCGCCTTCGCCCCCCGCTCCACCGGCCGCCGCCCCGCCGGCGCAGCCGCACGCGCCACCGCCCTCCCCTCCGCCGGGCTACGCGCCGGCGCCGGGCTACTACTACCCGGCCGCGCCGCCGCCACCGCCGCTGCCACCGCCGGACGCCCGGAACCGCGGCGCACACGAGCACGACGGCTTCTTCTTGCGCATGGGGCTCGGCTTCTCTTCGATGCTGACCAAGACCGAGGGAACGCTGGGCCAGACCCAGGCTGGCGGCGATCTCAGCGGCAGCGGCGGCGCGCTCGAGCTGCTCATCGGCGGGACTCCGGCCCGCGGCTTCGTGCTGGGCGGCGGGCTCGTCGCGCACACCTGGATGAACCCGAGCTACCAGGTCGGGGGAAGCTCGGAGCGGCTCGACGACACGGAGCTCGGGCTCTCGTTCCTGGCGCTGTTCGCCCAGCTCTACTTCGACGCAGAAGGCGGCGCCTACGTGCAGGCGCTGGTGGCGGCGGCGGAGGAGACCTATCGCTACGAGGTGGCCGGGGACAAACGCGAGACCGAGCTCGGCGGCGGCGGCTTCGCAATCGGCGGCGGCTACGACTTCTGGGTGGGCGATCA contains:
- a CDS encoding ankyrin repeat domain-containing protein → MQLIDVNQALSTISDCSRAGDHSRVRDLARALCHELAEVDTRDPLELGWARFYEIKSAHALGDWQGAWEALNRSDGVGFALPEPNGSYLCSLASEVAQKLGRLDGVLLWGERCLAIRRSSGASLAEAQCAGTVCALLSRLGKDGENTRFATRLLELGRERHDGRELLDAYRSLFDNQKQSGDGQVRALLVAGLDELRGQHDDATSARAIELIQAIQSAPWFDDALAPSARAERARTSEMRRACTEGDVASVRRLLDTGFDVDARDAFDRTPLIHAAFAGKLEVVALLLERGADPHAENLQRRTALVLAADQGFAPIVERLLAAGADPDHAGIADQTALIVASWQGHAATVSALLRGGASAELRDVAGNTALTLTATEDQPEVIHRLLDGGARIDATTADGHTALMKAAMEGRERVARVLLERGANPTLLDRHGMTAESWARQEKFPSLAQELGAAARRWRG
- a CDS encoding MFS transporter encodes the protein MAGTSATASTPFLKHTDAFRRRRFLNWFPLGVTYALLYMGRYNLTVAKNSLGELMTKEDFGIIFGAGTFVYAFAFLLNGPLVDRMGGRKGMLAAALGSTVANLAMGVYLYQVVASGQATTAPLRLVFSLLYALNMYFQSFGAVSIVKVNAHWFHVTERGGFSGIFGTMISSGIFLAFTVNELLLKAAQRVWPEAPGPSVAWVVFAVPAALLALFFVVELWLLRDRPGQAGHQDFDTGDASSGDTSSAPTPVMELYKRILTHPVIITVALIEFCTGVLRNGVMHWFPIYANEIWALPNEHALRGGALLLAMRDGTWSPLWPALPCFGVAIVSALLAKRAHGTRRGAYAVGAALAFLAPFLQGGWGGLLMVAGVIGGNVAGWVSDLFFQSRRGPAAAFLYGLLAVCVLGMGFSLAVPTNVVASADPKSGLVAGDKILAIGADSAVSGWTEVRNAVACVPAMCKDSGWDGEKCMCVSALAAKPQEPREPVISARVERGGQVQELALPDPKASQRAGDMRFLKARPVLPLSPYVLGCLVFVLSLCVIGTHGLLSGTATMDFGGRKGAATAVGVIDGFVYLGTALQSVALGFLTTKSWTYWPWFLLPFGVIGFLLSLRIWSAKPKAGGGH
- a CDS encoding DUF4388 domain-containing protein, with the protein product MNPAAGLRLVERMVADGLITREQQEASISFVQRTGERVEECLLELRALDEVSLLKYLANLHRTRFVSTEKLSKAEVDRFAVEKVPKRLAEQHQIFPVLFDAQASVLSVVTADPDNAEALQEAQIASGVKTVRAFVGRPRAVKAAIAKAYSGDIHAFAVLDRQAQAQFASMLDVYERNLVSPETLAAALSAERPGRERILSGHDLRGGTFGVGAESVSTTSYMETLNVLISLLESTRADMRGHSAYVARLMRKITERIGLPDAERVSASIAGYLHDLGKVTEYHLTAFNVAQYDQHRTVAAKLYRAPSSLMEAVKLPREVTTAVETMYERYDGDGLPGSLHGKEIPLIARLLAVADTYADLTQNPKNPFRQLLDPAAACDVLARYRGSVFDPNIVDLFRLIITGDDLRARLLATRHVAMIVDPDPEETTVLELRMLEQGFDVRPARNTDQAMQLLERGDIQIVIAEMDLLPMDGVSLLGWARRRQWGLKLPWVFLTARTAGSDAQKAFEAGATDYLTKPVSPDLLVAKIKTILERSQTAGAGGVSGSLAEMGLPELVQVLTQGRKTGSLKLRTANDVGELHFVGGNVFNALFGGARGAEAVYAMLKLREGTFIFDPSFEAPQRLIAESPEALLLEGMRRLDEGA
- the rplM gene encoding 50S ribosomal protein L13, yielding MRQTKRTYSAKPAEAQATRKWWVIDAKGQPLGRLASRVATVLSGKHKPTYTRHIDTGDFVIVVNAGEVKLTGNKATTKLYHRYSGHPGGLRSRTFAIVKESHPELPVTKAVKGMLPKNVLGREMLAKLKVYAGAEHPHKAQKPDALAL
- the rpsI gene encoding 30S ribosomal protein S9, with protein sequence MAETTSIYATGKRKTAVARVWVKPGTGQISINGGPGDEYFERETSRMIMRQSLELLELTDKYDVAATVCGGGHSAQAEAMRHGIARALTSEDPERRKSLKRAGFLTRDSRKKERKKYGQAGARKRFQYSKR
- a CDS encoding N-acetyl-gamma-glutamyl-phosphate reductase, with protein sequence MTSLRAGIVGASGYTGAELVRLVSGHPKLELAYVGAREKAGQRLGDVLPPCEGVPGLGDRVLEGFEPARAAELGSRLDVAFTALPHAASARAGKALLEAGIRVVDLSADFRLKSAESYAAWYGEHPAVELLPEAVYGLPELHRDELRGARLIAAPGCYPTSSILPLAPLLSASLVEPDGIVVDSKSGVSGAGRSASAGTHFPETAEGLRPYKVAGTHRHVPEIEQELSRSAGRALHVVFTPHLAPFTRGILTTAYARAKPGTTAEACRDAAREAYREGLVSVLPEGRLPDTLWVRGSARAFVAYALDERVGTLVAMCAIDNLAKGASAQAIQALNVCLGLPDALGLPLLGTFP